The following are encoded in a window of Thermoanaerobacter ethanolicus JW 200 genomic DNA:
- a CDS encoding methyl-accepting chemotaxis protein: MGKTIRAQVVRSFVIIGILTVILSVIVNLGLINTINNIEKLRKYVVNQVINVSNAQVQIAVLSGNIQQTLNDYMNGNATNFSVGVPISSMETYIANIQNSLDDYKNTKNYDSLNKNLLLIKEGIQNLKKAVNELPEKYDSVNDSDKVVTITYYLNHIQSALNDFSSTYSQGFLPYFNQMIENNKRNFYISLGMSIVILLIILIYAAIIIRKLRKYAKLINSEIINAEKQSEEVMNYAVNIRNKSEENTMNITSSKQGLEDLVNGINIISENINEVAESITKVSETNENLSQVSDKLMRDMNEAMMKIKEIEENANRQGEEVKSLIESLQESLENSKNTSKQLNELDKRMGGIKDILYSISDIAEQTNLLALNAAIEAARAGENGRGFAVVAEEIRKLAAQSTESVERIGEIIESLTQFTRNTVDNVIKNIDNSTKASQEVNKVLDIFEQTKEGFDKVADIISEISVAAEETAVSSSQTLQAMKNVMSASQNISAQVEELLASSEQLLAEINVVDENNLKNLEHIKEQVEYAENQKANMQKITSIVMQL; the protein is encoded by the coding sequence ATGGGAAAAACTATTCGAGCTCAGGTTGTGCGATCTTTTGTAATTATAGGTATTTTAACAGTTATACTTTCGGTGATTGTGAATTTAGGACTTATAAATACTATTAACAACATTGAAAAATTAAGAAAATATGTGGTAAATCAAGTCATTAACGTGTCAAATGCCCAAGTTCAAATTGCGGTATTAAGTGGCAATATTCAACAAACTTTAAATGACTATATGAATGGCAATGCGACAAATTTTTCCGTTGGAGTTCCAATTAGTTCGATGGAGACCTACATTGCTAATATCCAAAATAGCTTAGATGACTATAAAAATACCAAGAATTACGACTCACTTAATAAAAATTTATTGCTAATTAAAGAAGGTATTCAGAACCTAAAGAAAGCAGTAAATGAATTACCCGAAAAGTATGACTCTGTTAATGATAGCGACAAAGTAGTAACTATTACTTATTATTTGAATCATATACAAAGTGCTTTGAATGATTTTAGTTCTACATATTCCCAGGGCTTTTTACCCTATTTTAATCAAATGATAGAAAATAATAAAAGAAATTTTTACATATCACTAGGAATGAGTATTGTAATACTATTGATAATTTTAATTTATGCAGCGATAATAATAAGAAAATTAAGGAAATATGCGAAACTTATTAATTCTGAAATTATAAATGCAGAAAAGCAATCAGAAGAAGTCATGAATTATGCGGTAAACATAAGAAACAAATCAGAAGAAAATACTATGAACATAACTTCTTCAAAACAAGGTTTAGAGGATTTAGTAAATGGAATTAACATAATTTCGGAAAATATAAATGAAGTTGCTGAGTCTATTACTAAAGTTTCAGAGACTAATGAAAATTTGTCACAAGTCTCCGATAAACTTATGAGAGATATGAATGAAGCAATGATGAAAATCAAAGAAATAGAAGAAAATGCAAACAGGCAAGGAGAAGAAGTTAAATCATTAATTGAGTCTTTACAAGAGAGCTTGGAAAACTCCAAAAATACTTCAAAACAACTAAATGAGCTAGATAAAAGAATGGGTGGTATAAAAGATATTCTTTATTCAATATCAGATATAGCTGAACAGACGAATCTTTTGGCACTTAATGCGGCAATTGAAGCAGCAAGGGCTGGAGAAAATGGAAGAGGATTTGCGGTTGTAGCAGAGGAAATAAGAAAACTTGCAGCGCAATCGACAGAAAGTGTAGAAAGAATAGGAGAAATAATAGAATCTCTTACCCAATTTACAAGAAATACTGTGGATAATGTCATCAAAAACATTGATAATTCTACAAAAGCATCTCAGGAGGTAAATAAAGTATTAGATATATTTGAGCAGACAAAAGAAGGGTTTGACAAAGTCGCTGATATTATTAGTGAAATTTCTGTTGCAGCAGAAGAAACAGCCGTAAGTTCTAGTCAAACGCTACAAGCCATGAAAAACGTAATGTCAGCATCACAAAATATATCAGCACAGGTAGAAGAATTACTTGCCTCATCTGAGCAGCTTCTTGCAGAGATAAATGTAGTAGATGAAAATAATTTAAAAAATCTTGAACACATAAAAGAACAAGTTGAATATGCAGAAAATCAAAAAGCTAATATGCAGAAAATTACAAGTATAGTGATGCAGTTGTAA
- a CDS encoding DUF7916 family protein codes for MKRIFELTMKDIERMDKNTLIETIKTSEGRTVMAETIVTVPPLVYGVSNMELAAAFGSDMITLNFFDFQKPFIFGIDDAGINFSAGPSELQKIVEIASKNAEDFDYIKRVKKIVGRFIGVNIEPVPEGVEYVEGRKLNKENLLKAKEYGFDYIVITGNPNTGVSVGTIIKGIELAKEILGENMMIIAGKMHGAGSGNIYEDKILKDFVKAGADCILIPAPGTVPGIDLNLAKRQIDSIHEEGALAMTTIGTSQEGSQKSTIEFIGVQSKMAGADIQHIGDAGYAGVALPENIMALSIAIRGVRHTYRRMAYSLNK; via the coding sequence ATGAAAAGGATTTTTGAGCTTACAATGAAAGACATTGAGAGAATGGACAAAAATACACTCATTGAAACAATCAAAACTTCCGAAGGAAGGACGGTAATGGCAGAGACTATTGTAACAGTTCCACCGCTGGTTTATGGAGTATCAAACATGGAGCTTGCAGCGGCTTTTGGCAGTGATATGATTACGTTGAATTTTTTTGATTTTCAAAAACCATTTATTTTTGGTATAGATGATGCAGGAATAAACTTTTCAGCTGGGCCTTCTGAATTACAAAAAATAGTCGAAATAGCCTCCAAAAACGCAGAAGATTTTGACTACATCAAGAGAGTTAAAAAAATTGTTGGAAGGTTTATAGGTGTAAATATAGAGCCTGTTCCTGAAGGAGTAGAATATGTAGAGGGACGAAAATTAAATAAAGAAAATCTTTTAAAAGCTAAAGAATACGGATTTGATTATATCGTTATAACTGGGAATCCCAATACAGGGGTAAGTGTAGGCACGATAATAAAAGGAATAGAATTAGCAAAAGAGATTTTGGGCGAAAATATGATGATCATTGCCGGAAAAATGCACGGTGCTGGTTCAGGAAACATATATGAAGACAAAATTTTAAAAGATTTTGTAAAAGCAGGTGCCGACTGTATTTTGATACCAGCGCCTGGTACTGTTCCAGGAATTGATTTAAATCTTGCAAAAAGACAGATAGATTCAATACATGAAGAAGGGGCATTAGCAATGACTACAATTGGCACCTCACAAGAAGGCTCACAAAAAAGCACAATAGAATTTATCGGGGTTCAATCAAAAATGGCGGGAGCAGACATACAGCATATAGGAGATGCAGGATATGCAGGAGTGGCACTTCCTGAAAACATAATGGCACTTTCTATTGCTATAAGAGGAGTAAGGCATACTTATAGGAGAATGGCATATTCTTTGAATAAGTAA
- a CDS encoding phosphopentomutase: protein MFKRVILIVLDSVGVGELPDAYKFGDEGSNTLGHVTEKTGIELPNMGKLGLGNIIPLKSVPENPNAVGGYGKMAEKSAGKDTTTGHWEIAGLITEKPFPTYPHGFPEEIIKEFEKRIGRKVLGNKPASGTEIIKELGEEHVKTGYPIVYTSADSVFQVAAHEDVIPLEELYRICEIAREILKGDHAVGRVIARPFTGTPGNFVRTGNRRDFSLKPFEPTILDMLKEAGYEVFAIGKIEDIFAGQGITEKNHTTNNDEGITATIKAMDEIKNGLIFTNLVDFDMLYGHRNDVEGYAKALTHFDNRLPEIMGKLTKEDLLIITADHGCDPTTPSTDHSREYVPLLVYSPSMKHGINLGVRSTYSDVAATIAEIFKVGPTKHGTSFLKELPL from the coding sequence ATGTTCAAAAGAGTCATACTAATAGTTTTAGATAGCGTCGGAGTAGGAGAATTGCCAGACGCATATAAATTTGGAGATGAGGGTTCTAATACTTTAGGTCACGTCACAGAAAAAACAGGTATTGAACTTCCTAATATGGGAAAATTAGGTTTGGGAAATATTATACCTTTAAAAAGCGTTCCTGAAAACCCGAATGCTGTTGGCGGATATGGCAAAATGGCTGAAAAATCAGCAGGCAAAGATACTACAACAGGCCATTGGGAGATAGCAGGACTTATTACTGAAAAGCCTTTCCCTACTTATCCCCATGGTTTCCCTGAGGAAATTATCAAAGAGTTTGAGAAGAGGATTGGGAGAAAAGTTTTGGGAAATAAGCCTGCTTCAGGAACTGAAATAATAAAAGAATTGGGAGAAGAACATGTAAAAACAGGATATCCTATAGTTTATACTTCTGCTGATAGCGTATTTCAAGTAGCAGCCCATGAGGATGTCATACCTCTTGAAGAGCTTTATAGAATTTGTGAAATTGCCAGGGAAATACTAAAAGGAGACCATGCGGTGGGAAGAGTCATTGCAAGGCCTTTTACCGGTACTCCTGGAAATTTTGTGAGAACAGGAAATAGGAGAGATTTTTCGTTAAAGCCTTTTGAGCCTACTATATTAGATATGTTAAAAGAAGCTGGATATGAGGTTTTTGCTATAGGAAAGATTGAGGATATTTTCGCTGGACAGGGAATTACTGAAAAAAACCATACGACAAACAATGACGAGGGCATTACAGCTACTATAAAAGCGATGGATGAAATTAAAAATGGCTTGATTTTTACAAATTTAGTTGATTTTGATATGTTGTATGGCCATAGAAATGATGTTGAAGGATATGCAAAAGCTCTAACACATTTTGATAACAGACTTCCTGAGATAATGGGAAAACTTACAAAGGAAGATTTACTAATTATAACTGCTGACCATGGGTGTGACCCTACTACACCAAGTACTGATCATTCAAGGGAGTATGTACCACTATTAGTTTATAGTCCTTCAATGAAACATGGAATAAATCTTGGAGTGAGAAGTACTTATTCAGACGTTGCAGCTACAATAGCCGAGATATTTAAAGTTGGACCTACAAAACATGGCACATCTTTCTTGAAGGAATTACCTTTATGA
- a CDS encoding cytidine deaminase translates to MEYKDYEKLIDLAKEARERAYVPYSHFKVGACVLTENGKTYQGCNIENASYGLTNCAERTALFNAYANGERKLKAIAVVADTEGPVSPCGACRQVMMELGGEDMVVILSNMKGDYAVVTVKDLLPGAFTSKDLRE, encoded by the coding sequence ATGGAATATAAAGATTATGAGAAGCTTATAGATTTAGCAAAAGAGGCGAGGGAAAGGGCTTATGTGCCTTATTCCCATTTTAAAGTAGGTGCTTGTGTTCTTACTGAAAATGGCAAAACTTATCAAGGCTGCAATATTGAAAATGCTTCTTATGGTCTTACAAATTGTGCAGAAAGAACAGCTCTCTTTAATGCTTATGCAAATGGAGAAAGGAAATTAAAGGCAATTGCTGTTGTTGCTGACACTGAAGGTCCTGTCTCTCCTTGTGGTGCTTGTAGGCAGGTAATGATGGAACTTGGTGGAGAAGACATGGTCGTGATACTCAGCAATATGAAAGGCGATTACGCTGTTGTTACTGTTAAAGACTTATTGCCAGGTGCTTTTACCTCAAAAGATTTAAGGGAATAA
- a CDS encoding ABC transporter ATP-binding protein, producing the protein MSAILEVKNITKVFPKVVANDNVNLTVEKGEIHAILGENGAGKSTLMNIIYGLYKPDSGKLIFDGEELNLSGPHEAIEKGIGMVHQHFMLIPVLTVAENIVLGAEPKGITYDRKKANELIREISQKYHLEIDPEAKVKDLSVGLQQRVEILKAFYRKAKLLILDEPTAMLTPQETEKLFEIMRELVKQGMSIIFISHKLEEVLEISDRVTVMRRGKAVGTLNTKETNEQELANLMVGREVVLRIEKSEYKPGNVVLSVKNLNVVDQQNVPKVKDVSFDIREGEIFGLAGIDGNGQLELVEAIMGLRPKKSGNILFYGKDVTNFPTRQLYREGISYIPQDRQADGLVLDFTIAENLILREYKDPTYSRYGVIQYKKVYENAEKKVKEFDVRPPEYMLKARGLSGGNQQKVILAREVGYNPKLLIAVQPTRGMDVGAIEYIHKRILELRDKGAAVFLISLELEEIMSLSDRIGVIYNGQLMDILDGKTATREQIGMLMAGSRFDKTTLEAR; encoded by the coding sequence ATGAGCGCGATATTAGAAGTAAAGAATATTACGAAAGTATTTCCTAAGGTTGTAGCAAATGACAATGTCAACCTTACAGTTGAAAAGGGAGAAATTCACGCTATACTTGGAGAAAACGGTGCTGGCAAATCTACTTTAATGAATATTATATACGGTTTATATAAACCGGATTCAGGTAAGCTTATTTTTGATGGGGAAGAACTCAATCTAAGTGGTCCTCATGAAGCTATTGAAAAGGGTATAGGAATGGTACACCAACACTTTATGCTTATTCCTGTTTTGACAGTTGCAGAAAACATCGTATTAGGTGCAGAGCCTAAAGGCATAACTTACGATAGGAAAAAAGCAAATGAACTCATAAGAGAGATTTCACAAAAATATCACTTAGAAATAGATCCTGAAGCAAAAGTAAAAGATTTATCTGTTGGTCTTCAGCAAAGGGTTGAAATTTTAAAGGCTTTCTATAGGAAAGCGAAACTTTTGATTTTAGATGAGCCGACAGCTATGCTTACTCCTCAGGAAACAGAAAAATTATTTGAAATAATGAGAGAACTTGTAAAACAAGGTATGTCAATAATATTTATAAGTCACAAATTAGAAGAAGTATTAGAGATTTCTGATAGAGTTACTGTTATGAGAAGAGGTAAAGCTGTTGGTACTTTAAACACAAAAGAAACGAATGAGCAAGAACTTGCTAATTTGATGGTGGGTAGAGAAGTAGTATTGAGAATAGAAAAGAGCGAATACAAGCCAGGAAATGTTGTTTTAAGTGTTAAAAATTTAAATGTAGTTGATCAACAGAATGTTCCAAAAGTGAAAGATGTAAGTTTTGATATTCGAGAAGGAGAAATTTTTGGACTGGCTGGTATTGATGGAAATGGGCAGTTAGAATTAGTAGAAGCTATAATGGGATTAAGGCCTAAGAAATCAGGTAATATTTTATTTTACGGAAAAGATGTTACAAATTTCCCTACAAGACAACTTTATAGAGAGGGTATATCGTATATTCCACAAGATAGGCAAGCAGATGGACTTGTTTTGGATTTTACAATTGCAGAAAATTTGATTTTGAGGGAATATAAAGATCCCACCTATTCTCGCTATGGTGTAATTCAATATAAAAAAGTATATGAAAATGCCGAGAAAAAAGTCAAAGAATTTGACGTAAGGCCTCCCGAATACATGCTTAAGGCTCGTGGTTTATCAGGAGGAAATCAGCAAAAAGTTATTTTGGCAAGAGAGGTAGGATACAATCCTAAGCTTTTGATTGCAGTTCAGCCTACAAGAGGTATGGATGTTGGCGCCATAGAATATATCCATAAGAGAATACTGGAATTGAGAGATAAAGGTGCTGCTGTATTTCTCATTTCATTAGAGCTAGAAGAAATAATGTCATTATCAGATAGGATTGGAGTTATATACAATGGACAGCTTATGGATATTTTGGACGGCAAAACTGCAACGAGAGAACAAATAGGAATGCTTATGGCTGGTTCACGATTTGATAAGACGACATTGGAGGCGAGATAA
- a CDS encoding Uma2 family endonuclease → MPLPKEDKVYTYGDLLMWPEEERIELINGQPFMMTPPSRIHQEISRELLTAFSVYLKDKSCRVYSAPFGVRFPSGNEKSDKEIKTIVEPDIVVVCDESKLDDEGCKGAPDLIVEIVSPSTARKDKVEKFNLYEKAGVKEYWIVEPEQKVVMVFILEDGRYRIVKTYSEDDSIKVSIFDDLTINLKDIFKRV, encoded by the coding sequence ATGCCATTGCCAAAAGAAGATAAGGTATATACTTATGGTGACCTTTTGATGTGGCCAGAGGAAGAAAGAATTGAATTAATTAATGGACAGCCTTTTATGATGACACCTCCATCGAGAATTCACCAAGAAATTTCAAGAGAACTATTAACTGCTTTTTCTGTATATCTGAAAGATAAAAGTTGTAGAGTATACAGTGCACCTTTTGGTGTAAGGTTTCCTTCTGGCAATGAAAAAAGTGATAAAGAAATAAAGACTATCGTTGAACCGGATATAGTGGTCGTATGTGACGAATCAAAGTTAGATGATGAAGGATGTAAAGGAGCTCCTGACTTAATTGTAGAAATTGTATCACCATCTACTGCAAGAAAAGATAAGGTAGAAAAATTTAATCTATACGAAAAAGCGGGAGTAAAGGAATATTGGATAGTCGAACCTGAGCAAAAAGTCGTTATGGTGTTTATCCTTGAAGATGGACGTTACAGAATAGTTAAAACCTACTCAGAAGATGATAGCATAAAAGTGAGTATCTTCGATGACCTCACTATAAATTTAAAAGACATATTCAAAAGAGTGTAA
- a CDS encoding ABC transporter permease: MKEIFLNPQLWAATLAMATPLALPALGGTFSERSGVVNIAMEGIMLIAAFFAVVFAHATGSAWLGFLGAIIVGLIVALIFAWAAVSLTANQIILGMAINIFASGITAYLLNTMYGFTGTPTDTPMLPTIDIPGIKNIPFLGQVLSGHSVVVYLMIIILFISDYFLFHTNLGLRLRAVGENPEAAETAGIDVIKLRYLGVALSGILSAMGGAYLSIGALNSFNPDMTSGRGYIALAAMIFGKWTPFGSFGAALLFGFATALSMQLQNTAFSKNIIMMLPYILTILALVGVGGKSVPPAADGVPYTPKK; the protein is encoded by the coding sequence ATGAAGGAAATATTTTTAAATCCACAACTTTGGGCAGCTACTTTGGCTATGGCCACACCATTAGCATTACCTGCGCTAGGTGGTACTTTTTCTGAAAGATCTGGCGTCGTAAATATAGCGATGGAAGGTATTATGCTTATTGCAGCGTTTTTTGCAGTTGTATTTGCTCATGCGACAGGTAGCGCTTGGTTAGGATTTTTAGGTGCTATAATAGTAGGGCTTATAGTTGCTTTGATTTTTGCGTGGGCGGCTGTAAGCTTAACGGCTAATCAAATAATTTTAGGTATGGCAATTAATATTTTTGCATCGGGTATTACGGCGTACCTTTTAAATACGATGTATGGTTTTACAGGTACTCCTACTGATACTCCTATGCTTCCCACTATAGATATTCCAGGCATTAAGAATATACCATTTTTAGGTCAAGTTTTAAGTGGGCACAGTGTAGTAGTATATTTGATGATAATAATTTTATTCATATCAGATTATTTTCTGTTCCACACAAATTTGGGACTAAGACTTCGAGCAGTTGGTGAAAATCCTGAGGCGGCTGAAACAGCGGGTATTGATGTTATAAAATTAAGGTATCTTGGCGTTGCATTAAGCGGTATTCTTTCTGCGATGGGTGGCGCTTACCTGTCAATAGGTGCGTTAAATAGTTTCAACCCTGATATGACAAGTGGTAGAGGTTATATTGCGTTGGCAGCAATGATTTTTGGTAAATGGACACCTTTTGGGTCTTTTGGTGCTGCACTTCTCTTTGGATTTGCAACAGCTCTCAGCATGCAGCTTCAGAATACGGCATTTTCTAAGAATATAATCATGATGTTGCCCTATATATTGACAATACTTGCACTTGTGGGTGTCGGTGGAAAGAGCGTGCCACCTGCTGCAGATGGAGTACCTTATACACCAAAGAAATAA
- a CDS encoding GntR family transcriptional regulator: MLLPEKKPLYELALRKMEELIKTGQWKEGSKLPSESQLAKQFGISRATLREAMRILEDEGLIVKQQGVGTFVRRKPLIKSGLEELFSVTTLIERQGMVPGTKDFTVYKLPVTENEANHLRLKPGDIIYKVERVRTADDVPVVYCIDRLPQNIVGESFTGFEQSVFAYLESEHSITITYAVSNIRVIKHDPVVEKKLMMDKNDSILLLEQVHYDENNMPILYSSNYFNASKFDFYIIRKRTL, from the coding sequence ATGTTGTTACCTGAGAAAAAACCGCTGTATGAGCTCGCCTTAAGGAAAATGGAAGAATTGATAAAGACAGGGCAGTGGAAGGAAGGGAGCAAGCTCCCTTCTGAATCACAGCTTGCCAAACAATTTGGCATTAGTCGAGCTACTTTAAGGGAAGCAATGAGAATTTTAGAAGATGAAGGACTTATAGTGAAACAGCAAGGGGTAGGAACTTTTGTAAGGAGAAAACCACTTATAAAGAGTGGCTTGGAAGAGTTATTTAGTGTTACCACTTTAATTGAAAGACAAGGAATGGTGCCTGGTACAAAAGATTTTACCGTATACAAACTTCCTGTTACAGAAAATGAGGCAAATCATCTTAGATTAAAGCCAGGAGATATCATATATAAAGTAGAAAGGGTAAGGACAGCTGATGATGTGCCTGTTGTTTACTGTATAGATAGATTGCCTCAAAATATTGTAGGGGAATCTTTTACGGGATTTGAGCAATCTGTGTTTGCTTATCTTGAAAGTGAGCATTCTATAACAATAACTTATGCAGTTTCCAATATAAGAGTCATAAAACATGACCCTGTAGTTGAGAAAAAACTTATGATGGATAAAAATGATTCAATACTTCTTTTAGAGCAAGTCCATTACGATGAAAACAACATGCCAATCCTTTATTCTTCTAACTATTTTAACGCATCTAAATTTGATTTCTATATTATACGCAAAAGGACATTATGA
- a CDS encoding pyrimidine-nucleoside phosphorylase, protein MRMYDLIMKKRDGGVLTKEEIDFIISSYTKDYIPDYQMSALAMAIYFRGMTPEETANLTMAMAYSGDVMDLSAIKGIKVDKHSTGGVADTTTLVLAPMVAACGAPVAKMSGRGLGHTGGTIDKLESIPGMRVELSEEEFIDNVNKYGIAVIGQTKNLTPADKKLYALRDVTATVDSIPLIASSIMSKKIAAGADGIVLDVKVGRGAFMKDLESAKALAKLMVDIGNSVGRKTVAHVTNMDYPLGLAIGNALEIVEAVQVLKGHGSKDLLEVCMLLGSDMLQIAGVAKDDKEARAKLKEALDSGKALQKFKEFIKAQGGDERVVDDLSLLPQAKYIRPWIADRDVYIKDLMALDLGLVAMKLGAGREKKEDKIDLAVGIMLGGKVGDIVRKGEPIATIYANDEGKAEWALNEIKKYILLSDEPVERPTLIFE, encoded by the coding sequence ATGCGAATGTATGACCTTATAATGAAAAAGAGAGATGGTGGAGTTCTTACAAAAGAAGAGATTGATTTTATAATCTCTTCTTACACAAAAGATTATATTCCTGATTATCAGATGAGCGCTTTAGCAATGGCCATATATTTTAGGGGAATGACACCAGAAGAGACTGCCAATCTTACTATGGCTATGGCTTATTCTGGCGATGTGATGGATTTATCAGCGATTAAAGGAATCAAAGTGGATAAACACTCAACCGGTGGTGTAGCTGATACTACCACATTAGTACTTGCTCCTATGGTAGCAGCCTGTGGAGCTCCTGTTGCCAAAATGTCAGGAAGAGGTTTAGGGCATACTGGTGGAACGATAGACAAACTGGAGTCAATACCAGGAATGAGAGTAGAACTCAGCGAAGAAGAGTTTATTGACAACGTAAATAAATACGGTATTGCTGTGATTGGGCAGACTAAAAATCTCACTCCTGCAGATAAAAAGTTATATGCATTAAGGGATGTTACTGCGACAGTAGATTCTATTCCGCTTATAGCGAGCTCTATAATGAGTAAAAAGATTGCTGCAGGAGCGGATGGAATAGTATTAGATGTAAAAGTTGGAAGAGGAGCTTTCATGAAAGACTTAGAAAGTGCCAAAGCCCTTGCTAAGTTGATGGTGGATATAGGAAATTCTGTAGGGAGAAAGACTGTAGCCCACGTTACAAATATGGATTATCCGTTAGGGCTTGCGATAGGAAATGCACTTGAGATAGTAGAAGCTGTTCAAGTATTGAAAGGTCATGGTTCTAAAGATTTATTGGAAGTATGTATGCTACTTGGTTCTGATATGCTTCAAATTGCAGGTGTTGCAAAAGACGACAAAGAGGCGAGGGCAAAACTAAAAGAAGCACTTGATAGCGGAAAAGCCCTACAAAAATTTAAAGAATTTATAAAGGCTCAAGGTGGAGATGAAAGAGTAGTTGACGATTTATCACTTTTACCACAGGCTAAGTATATAAGACCTTGGATTGCCGACAGGGATGTATATATAAAAGACCTGATGGCTTTAGATTTAGGCCTTGTAGCGATGAAGTTAGGAGCGGGAAGAGAGAAAAAAGAAGACAAAATAGATTTAGCAGTCGGTATAATGTTAGGTGGAAAAGTTGGAGATATAGTTAGAAAAGGTGAGCCTATTGCTACAATATATGCTAATGATGAGGGTAAAGCTGAATGGGCTTTAAATGAAATTAAAAAGTATATTCTTCTCTCTGATGAGCCTGTGGAAAGGCCAACATTAATATTTGAGTAA
- a CDS encoding ABC transporter permease, whose product MKNLLKELYIPVVAVLIAIIVGSIIMLITGFNPITAYISLFIGAFGSVNNIANTLAAAVPLILTGLGVAISFKAGLFNIGAEGQYWIGAIVGVWIGYSFTGLPWYIHIPFALIAAMIAGGLWAGLIPGLAKAYTGANEVITTMMMSYIAIYFSHFLLEFGPMMEKGGTIPQSPVIKESAVIPFLIQNTQLSYGIFIALAAAIFVYWLMFKTTWGFEMRAVGYNQRAARYAGMNVPLNMVLSLGLSGAFAGLAGAVQMLGVQHRLYDSFTSGYGYTAIVVALLANNNPIGVIFAAILFAALGTGSQYMQLNAQVPGQMADVITGLIVFFVAAHRVAEVIKGMFAKKQKKEAEA is encoded by the coding sequence ATGAAGAATCTTTTAAAAGAACTGTATATTCCTGTTGTAGCTGTGCTTATAGCAATAATAGTTGGTTCTATTATAATGCTTATTACAGGATTTAATCCTATAACAGCTTATATATCTTTATTTATAGGTGCTTTTGGTTCAGTTAATAATATTGCAAATACTCTTGCAGCTGCTGTACCTCTTATATTGACAGGATTGGGTGTAGCTATATCTTTTAAGGCTGGACTATTTAATATAGGTGCAGAAGGACAGTATTGGATAGGTGCAATAGTAGGTGTTTGGATAGGCTATAGTTTTACTGGATTGCCATGGTATATTCATATACCCTTTGCACTTATAGCTGCGATGATAGCAGGAGGACTTTGGGCAGGACTCATTCCAGGACTTGCAAAAGCCTATACTGGTGCTAATGAAGTTATAACTACCATGATGATGAGTTATATTGCTATATATTTTAGCCATTTTTTACTTGAGTTTGGCCCTATGATGGAGAAGGGAGGAACAATTCCTCAATCTCCTGTAATTAAGGAAAGTGCAGTAATACCATTTTTGATTCAAAACACTCAACTTTCTTATGGAATTTTTATTGCTCTTGCTGCTGCAATTTTTGTATATTGGCTTATGTTTAAAACGACATGGGGTTTTGAAATGAGAGCAGTAGGATATAATCAAAGAGCAGCAAGGTACGCAGGAATGAATGTGCCTTTGAATATGGTGCTTTCATTAGGACTAAGTGGCGCCTTTGCAGGACTTGCAGGTGCTGTTCAGATGTTAGGAGTCCAGCATAGGCTTTATGACAGTTTTACTTCTGGATACGGTTATACAGCAATAGTTGTAGCGCTTCTCGCAAACAACAATCCGATAGGAGTTATATTTGCGGCAATTTTGTTTGCGGCTTTAGGTACTGGTTCTCAGTATATGCAGCTTAATGCGCAGGTACCAGGTCAAATGGCAGACGTTATTACAGGGCTTATAGTATTCTTCGTTGCAGCTCATAGAGTAGCAGAAGTTATAAAAGGTATGTTTGCTAAAAAGCAAAAGAAGGAGGCAGAAGCATGA